From a region of the Chiloscyllium punctatum isolate Juve2018m chromosome 1, sChiPun1.3, whole genome shotgun sequence genome:
- the LOC140460429 gene encoding heparan sulfate glucosamine 3-O-sulfotransferase 1-like isoform X2, with translation MMATLFLGLFLFLLHPVAVPSRPALDLSRVLPPPALRYLLQDRAGSGELFREAVFPNGTIQRLPQTIIIGVRKGGTRALLEMLNLHPEVRAAETEIHFFDWEGNYEKGLRWYSRQMPISYPHQTTVEKTPAYFTSHKVPERIYKMNQTIRLLLILRDPTERVISDYTQVLFNRMQKHKPFQSVEELLVRGGRINVDYKAINRSLYYIHMQNWLRYFPLSQIHIVDGDRLIRDPFPEMEKVEKFLRLSPRINRSNFYFNKTKGFYCLREGGRERCLHESKGRTHPPVDSAVLNKLHGFFSEPNRKFFDLVGRTFDWH, from the coding sequence ATGATGGCCACTTTATTtctgggcctgttcctgttcctgctgcacCCGGTGGCGGTGCCGTCCCGGCCGGCGTTGGACCTGAGCCGGGTGCTGCCGCCTCCCGCCCTGCGGTACCTGCTGCAGGACCGCGCGGGCAGCGGGGAGCTCTTCCGGGAGGCGGTCTTCCCCAACGGGACCATTCAGCGGCTGCCTCAGACCATCATCATCGGAGTGAGGAAGGGGGGGACGCGGGCTCTGCTGGAGATGCTGAACCTTCACCCGGAGGTCAGAGCTGCCGAGACTGAGATCCACTTCTTCGACTGGGAAGGGAACTACGAGAAGGGGCTGCGGTGGTACAGCCGCCAAATGCCCATCTCGTACCCCCACCAGACCACGGTGGAAAAGACACCCGCCTACTTCACCTCGCACAAAGTGCCTGAAAGGATCTACAAAATGAACCAAACTATTCGCCTTCTCCTCATACTGCGGGACCCAACCGAGAGAGTGATATCGGACTACACCCAGGTATTGTTCAACAGGATGCAAAAACACAAGCCCTTCCAGTCAGTGGAGGAGCTGCTGGTCCGAGGGGGGCGCATCAATGTCGACTACAAGGCGATCAACCGCAGCCTGTACTACATCCATATGCAAAACTGGCTGAGGTACTTCCCGCTCAGCCAGATCCACATTGTGGACGGCGACCGGTTGATCAGGGACCCCTTCCCGGaaatggagaaagtggagaaatTCTTGAGACTCTCGCCGCGGATTAACAGGTCCAATTTTTACTTCAACAAAACGAAGGGATTTTACTGCCTCCGGGAGGGCGGCAGGGAGAGGTGCTTGCACGAGTCCAAAGGGAGAACGCACCCGCCAGTGGACTCCGCTGTGCTCAACAAGTTACACGGTTTCTTCAGTGAACCCAACCGCAAATTCTTCGACTTGGTTGGCAGAACATTCGACTGGCATTAA
- the LOC140460429 gene encoding heparan sulfate glucosamine 3-O-sulfotransferase 1-like isoform X1, whose product MSECRCQRNLSILRRVHVEFTPYPLRWFNKSRLKSSMMATLFLGLFLFLLHPVAVPSRPALDLSRVLPPPALRYLLQDRAGSGELFREAVFPNGTIQRLPQTIIIGVRKGGTRALLEMLNLHPEVRAAETEIHFFDWEGNYEKGLRWYSRQMPISYPHQTTVEKTPAYFTSHKVPERIYKMNQTIRLLLILRDPTERVISDYTQVLFNRMQKHKPFQSVEELLVRGGRINVDYKAINRSLYYIHMQNWLRYFPLSQIHIVDGDRLIRDPFPEMEKVEKFLRLSPRINRSNFYFNKTKGFYCLREGGRERCLHESKGRTHPPVDSAVLNKLHGFFSEPNRKFFDLVGRTFDWH is encoded by the exons ATGAG TGAGTGTCGGTGCCAGAGAAATCTCAGCATACTCCGAAGAGTCCATGTGGAGTTTACTCCGTACCCCCTCCGCTGGTTTAATAAATCCAGACTGAAGTCTTCCATGATGGCCACTTTATTtctgggcctgttcctgttcctgctgcacCCGGTGGCGGTGCCGTCCCGGCCGGCGTTGGACCTGAGCCGGGTGCTGCCGCCTCCCGCCCTGCGGTACCTGCTGCAGGACCGCGCGGGCAGCGGGGAGCTCTTCCGGGAGGCGGTCTTCCCCAACGGGACCATTCAGCGGCTGCCTCAGACCATCATCATCGGAGTGAGGAAGGGGGGGACGCGGGCTCTGCTGGAGATGCTGAACCTTCACCCGGAGGTCAGAGCTGCCGAGACTGAGATCCACTTCTTCGACTGGGAAGGGAACTACGAGAAGGGGCTGCGGTGGTACAGCCGCCAAATGCCCATCTCGTACCCCCACCAGACCACGGTGGAAAAGACACCCGCCTACTTCACCTCGCACAAAGTGCCTGAAAGGATCTACAAAATGAACCAAACTATTCGCCTTCTCCTCATACTGCGGGACCCAACCGAGAGAGTGATATCGGACTACACCCAGGTATTGTTCAACAGGATGCAAAAACACAAGCCCTTCCAGTCAGTGGAGGAGCTGCTGGTCCGAGGGGGGCGCATCAATGTCGACTACAAGGCGATCAACCGCAGCCTGTACTACATCCATATGCAAAACTGGCTGAGGTACTTCCCGCTCAGCCAGATCCACATTGTGGACGGCGACCGGTTGATCAGGGACCCCTTCCCGGaaatggagaaagtggagaaatTCTTGAGACTCTCGCCGCGGATTAACAGGTCCAATTTTTACTTCAACAAAACGAAGGGATTTTACTGCCTCCGGGAGGGCGGCAGGGAGAGGTGCTTGCACGAGTCCAAAGGGAGAACGCACCCGCCAGTGGACTCCGCTGTGCTCAACAAGTTACACGGTTTCTTCAGTGAACCCAACCGCAAATTCTTCGACTTGGTTGGCAGAACATTCGACTGGCATTAA